A single window of Paracoccus albus DNA harbors:
- a CDS encoding PRC-barrel domain-containing protein has translation MRKILLTTALVLPLSGFAYAQDAETTETMPENAAETAADSTAEAADATADAAADAAEGAAETADDAADAAGEAVDDATDAAGDAADATADAASDAADATADAADDTADAAAETADDAADAAAETADAAEDNADAAEAEADAAAEEADAAADNADAAADAAEDTAESAEETEAAAMEAEMANSDKVAREQAANELRIDWVTGANVTSPTDENIGEVRDVIVDAENGQIIAAIIGVGGFLGIGEKQIAVPWDQLTINYDAQEITSELTQEEAEAAPEYVFREREAAPAPAPAPAADPAAAPADPAAAPADPAAAPASN, from the coding sequence ATGCGTAAGATCCTTCTGACAACCGCCCTCGTTCTTCCGCTTTCCGGTTTTGCCTATGCGCAAGATGCCGAAACGACCGAGACGATGCCTGAAAACGCCGCAGAGACGGCAGCAGATTCCACCGCAGAAGCGGCGGATGCCACGGCAGATGCCGCTGCCGATGCTGCTGAAGGCGCCGCCGAAACCGCTGACGATGCAGCCGATGCTGCGGGCGAGGCCGTTGATGACGCGACCGATGCTGCTGGCGATGCTGCGGACGCGACCGCAGATGCGGCCAGCGATGCCGCTGACGCAACCGCAGACGCGGCTGATGACACCGCAGATGCTGCCGCTGAAACGGCAGATGACGCTGCAGACGCTGCCGCCGAAACGGCAGATGCTGCAGAAGATAACGCTGACGCTGCCGAAGCAGAGGCCGACGCCGCTGCTGAAGAAGCCGACGCTGCTGCAGATAACGCTGATGCTGCCGCCGACGCTGCAGAGGACACAGCAGAATCGGCCGAGGAAACCGAAGCTGCCGCTATGGAAGCCGAGATGGCCAACAGCGACAAGGTTGCCCGTGAGCAGGCCGCGAATGAGCTGCGCATCGACTGGGTGACGGGTGCAAACGTTACCTCGCCGACCGATGAAAATATCGGTGAGGTTCGTGACGTTATCGTCGACGCTGAAAACGGCCAGATCATTGCCGCTATCATCGGTGTGGGCGGTTTCCTGGGTATCGGTGAAAAGCAGATCGCCGTTCCGTGGGATCAGCTGACCATCAACTATGACGCACAGGAAATCACCAGCGAGCTGACCCAGGAAGAAGCTGAAGCCGCCCCGGAATATGTGTTCCGCGAGCGTGAGGCAGCCCCTGCCCCTGCCCCGGCACCTGCTGCTGACCCGGCCGCCGCCCCGGCGGATCCGGCAGCCGCTCCCGCCGATCCGGCAGCCGCTCCGGCTTCGAACTGA
- a CDS encoding LysE family translocator, with protein sequence MLSPGPAIVAAIQTSFSRGREVALPFGLGLALGASLWCLFALGGLSLLFRTYPALYHAVKILGGVYILWFAWGMWRGAAAPLPEAAEKKFGRGFIGGVLLNLSNPKPALFYAALILRLFPGPLSLIDNASIYVVALSTELFWYATVTIAMSTAPMRRRYFGAKFWIDRTAALALFALGLLLIFKS encoded by the coding sequence TTGCTGTCGCCCGGTCCTGCGATCGTGGCCGCGATTCAAACCTCCTTCTCGCGCGGGCGCGAAGTTGCCCTGCCCTTCGGGCTTGGCCTCGCGCTTGGCGCATCACTGTGGTGCCTGTTCGCACTTGGCGGTCTGTCGCTTCTTTTCAGAACATATCCGGCGCTTTACCACGCAGTTAAGATATTAGGCGGTGTCTATATCCTGTGGTTTGCCTGGGGCATGTGGCGCGGCGCGGCAGCCCCCCTGCCCGAAGCGGCAGAGAAAAAATTCGGCCGCGGCTTCATCGGCGGCGTCCTGCTGAACCTGTCCAACCCGAAGCCCGCATTGTTCTATGCCGCGCTGATCCTGCGGCTGTTTCCAGGACCATTAAGCCTGATCGACAATGCCTCTATCTACGTCGTTGCCCTTTCGACAGAGCTTTTCTGGTATGCAACTGTCACAATTGCCATGTCGACAGCACCCATGCGCCGGCGCTATTTCGGGGCGAAGTTCTGGATCGACCGAACCGCAGCACTTGCCCTGTTTGCACTGGGATTGCTGCTGATCTTTAAAAGCTGA
- a CDS encoding aminotransferase, whose amino-acid sequence MTHPTPVNPNIAAAFAPPVMEARRWLQGVSFPAERPLINVSQAAPVDPPPEELRRVMADAALNRADAHLYGPVLGNTDLRDTLAQSWSRFYGASVGPERIAITQGCNQAFCATISTIAAAGDEIILPVPWYFNHKMWLDMQGIAAVPLTCGPDMVPRADDAAALISDRTRAIVLISPNNPTGAEYPAETLAAFFDLAKARGIALIVDETYRDFDSRDGAPHDLLGRDGAEDVLIQLYSFSKAFRLTGHRVGAVLTGAARMAELEKFLDTVAISTSQIGQIGAEWGLRNLSDWLAGERAEILSRRAAMQDAMAQTGGWDIVSAGAYFAWVEHPFRIPSNELAQRLVPEAGILMLPGTMFMPEGRGKQHLRVAYANADSAGIRAMAQRLADWQP is encoded by the coding sequence ATGACCCATCCAACCCCGGTAAACCCGAATATCGCCGCTGCCTTCGCGCCGCCCGTGATGGAAGCGCGTCGCTGGTTGCAGGGCGTCAGCTTTCCTGCTGAGCGGCCGTTGATCAATGTCAGTCAGGCCGCGCCCGTCGACCCACCGCCAGAGGAATTGCGTCGTGTCATGGCCGATGCTGCGCTGAACCGCGCGGATGCCCATCTTTACGGGCCGGTGCTGGGCAATACCGATCTTCGGGATACTCTGGCGCAAAGCTGGTCACGCTTCTACGGCGCGTCTGTTGGCCCAGAACGGATCGCCATCACGCAAGGTTGCAATCAGGCCTTCTGCGCAACGATTTCGACCATCGCTGCGGCGGGGGATGAGATCATCCTGCCGGTGCCGTGGTATTTCAATCACAAGATGTGGCTGGACATGCAGGGGATCGCCGCTGTGCCGCTGACCTGCGGGCCGGATATGGTGCCGCGTGCGGATGACGCGGCGGCGCTGATCTCGGACCGGACGCGCGCCATCGTGCTAATCAGCCCGAACAACCCGACGGGGGCCGAATACCCGGCGGAAACGCTGGCCGCGTTCTTTGACCTGGCCAAAGCGCGTGGCATTGCCCTGATCGTCGATGAAACCTATCGCGATTTCGACAGCCGTGACGGTGCGCCGCATGATCTTCTGGGCCGAGACGGAGCAGAGGATGTCCTGATCCAGCTATACAGCTTTTCCAAAGCGTTTCGATTGACCGGCCACCGCGTCGGTGCGGTTCTGACGGGTGCCGCCCGCATGGCAGAGCTGGAGAAGTTCCTTGATACGGTTGCGATCTCGACCAGTCAGATCGGCCAGATCGGTGCCGAATGGGGCCTGCGCAATCTGTCGGACTGGCTGGCTGGAGAGCGTGCGGAAATCCTGTCCCGCCGCGCGGCCATGCAGGATGCGATGGCGCAGACCGGTGGCTGGGACATTGTCTCGGCCGGCGCTTATTTTGCGTGGGTTGAACACCCTTTCCGGATCCCCTCGAATGAACTGGCGCAGCGACTGGTGCCAGAGGCAGGCATCCTGATGTTGCCCGGCACGATGTTCATGCCCGAGGGGCGCGGGAAACAACACCTGCGCGTCGCATATGCCAATGCCGATTCAGCCGGTATCCGCGCGATGGCGCAGCGGCTGGCTGACTGGCAACCCTGA
- a CDS encoding anthranilate synthase component II → MILLIDNYDSFTWNLVHYLGEEGANVEVRRNDSITVDQALAMNPQGIVISPGPCDPARAGICLSLIKAVADRGDIPLFGVCLGHQAIGEAFGGRITRAERIMHGKIDEIIHDQAGVFADLPTPLKATRYHSLTIAPESLPNNLRVTARAPDGTIMGVIHDSLPVEGVQFHPESIASEHGHAMIRNFLKRCRSPETA, encoded by the coding sequence ATGATCCTGCTTATCGACAACTATGACAGCTTCACCTGGAACCTTGTCCATTATCTTGGCGAGGAAGGCGCAAATGTCGAGGTCAGGCGCAACGACAGTATCACGGTGGATCAGGCGCTTGCGATGAATCCTCAGGGCATCGTCATCTCGCCCGGCCCCTGCGATCCTGCGCGCGCCGGGATCTGCCTGTCGCTGATAAAGGCGGTGGCGGATCGTGGCGACATTCCGCTTTTCGGCGTGTGTCTGGGCCATCAGGCGATTGGTGAGGCTTTTGGCGGCCGCATCACGCGTGCGGAACGGATCATGCATGGCAAGATTGATGAGATCATCCATGACCAAGCCGGTGTATTTGCTGACCTGCCCACCCCGCTGAAGGCAACGCGCTATCACTCACTAACGATCGCGCCAGAAAGCCTGCCCAACAACCTTCGCGTGACGGCGCGCGCACCTGACGGCACCATCATGGGCGTTATCCATGACAGCCTGCCGGTCGAGGGCGTGCAGTTTCACCCCGAATCCATCGCCTCGGAACATGGACATGCCATGATCCGCAACTTCCTGAAACGCTGCCGATCCCCGGAAACTGCATGA
- the pdxH gene encoding pyridoxamine 5'-phosphate oxidase, translated as MSRQNSIFVGDDPFIIARRWLAEAEEVEPNDANAVALATVDGDGLPDVRMVLLKEIESEGAGQGAFVFYTNYESAKGLQIEASGKAAFVMHWKSLRRQIRVRGSVKREEGRKADDYYDSRALQSRIGAWASQQSRPLESRSALMRAVAKEGLRHGPKPARPPFWGGFRIKPVQIEFWADGQFRLHDRFQWKLSAETAKGDSLLPGGWSVARLAP; from the coding sequence ATGAGCAGACAAAACAGCATCTTCGTCGGCGATGATCCGTTCATCATTGCCCGCCGCTGGCTGGCCGAAGCAGAGGAGGTGGAACCCAATGATGCAAACGCGGTGGCCCTGGCCACGGTTGACGGCGACGGGCTGCCGGATGTGCGGATGGTTCTGCTGAAGGAAATCGAAAGCGAAGGGGCCGGGCAGGGCGCTTTTGTGTTCTACACAAACTATGAAAGTGCGAAGGGACTGCAGATAGAGGCTTCCGGGAAGGCCGCCTTCGTAATGCATTGGAAATCGCTTCGCCGCCAGATACGGGTGCGTGGCTCGGTGAAGCGTGAAGAGGGACGGAAAGCCGATGACTATTACGACAGCCGTGCCTTGCAAAGTCGTATCGGCGCATGGGCATCGCAGCAAAGCCGCCCACTCGAATCACGCTCCGCTCTGATGCGGGCAGTCGCGAAGGAAGGCCTGCGTCACGGCCCCAAACCTGCCAGGCCACCTTTCTGGGGTGGTTTCAGGATAAAGCCTGTTCAGATCGAATTCTGGGCGGACGGTCAGTTCCGCCTGCACGATCGTTTTCAGTGGAAGCTATCTGCGGAGACAGCTAAAGGGGATTCGCTTTTGCCCGGTGGCTGGAGCGTCGCACGACTCGCGCCGTGA
- the trpE gene encoding anthranilate synthase component I — protein MQITPDFEGFGPGWKAGQNQLLTLRLAADLDTPVSLMLKLAEAAPNSFMLESVTGGEVRGRYSIIGMKPDLIWECRSGRARINREARYADEFKDEDQPALDSLRALIAESRIEMPEGIPAAAAGLFGYLGYDMIRLVEHLPNVNPDPIGVPDAVLTRPSVVAVLDGVKGEVTLCAPVWHDPAIPARAAYAQAAERLTEALRSLDRLPHEPREMGGSQQIGAPASNFTHADYLAAVEKAKDYIRAGDIFQVVPAQRWALDFPLPPFSLYRSLRRTNPSPFMFFLNLEPKEGSFQIVGASPEILVRLRDGEVTIRPIAGTRPRSANEAEDRALEQDLLADQKELAEHLMLLDLGRNDVGRVAKIGTVRPTEKFVIERYSHVMHIVSNVVGELREGEDALSALLAGLPAGTVSGAPKVRAMEIIDELEPEKRGVYGGAVGYFSANGEMDMCIALRTGVIKNGQLYIQAGGGVVYDSDPEAEFQETVNKSRALQRAAEEASRFVRGNG, from the coding sequence ATGCAGATCACACCTGATTTTGAAGGTTTCGGTCCCGGTTGGAAGGCCGGACAAAACCAGCTTCTGACGCTGCGGCTTGCTGCCGATCTCGACACGCCTGTTTCGCTGATGCTGAAACTGGCAGAGGCGGCGCCAAACAGCTTTATGCTGGAAAGCGTCACTGGCGGAGAGGTCCGGGGGCGATATTCGATTATCGGGATGAAGCCCGACCTTATCTGGGAATGCCGTTCGGGGCGGGCGCGGATCAATCGCGAGGCGCGATATGCCGACGAGTTCAAGGATGAGGATCAGCCCGCACTGGACAGCCTGCGCGCGCTGATCGCCGAAAGCCGGATCGAGATGCCCGAAGGTATACCCGCCGCTGCCGCAGGGCTGTTCGGTTACCTCGGCTATGACATGATACGGCTGGTAGAGCACCTGCCAAACGTCAATCCCGACCCGATCGGGGTTCCCGACGCGGTCCTGACCCGTCCCTCGGTCGTCGCTGTTCTGGATGGCGTGAAAGGAGAAGTTACGCTCTGCGCCCCGGTTTGGCACGATCCGGCGATTCCAGCCCGTGCTGCATATGCGCAGGCGGCCGAACGGCTGACGGAAGCGCTGCGCAGCCTTGACCGTCTGCCGCATGAGCCGCGCGAAATGGGCGGCAGTCAGCAGATCGGTGCACCGGCATCGAATTTCACTCATGCGGATTATTTGGCGGCAGTCGAAAAAGCGAAGGACTATATCCGCGCGGGGGATATCTTTCAGGTTGTTCCTGCGCAGCGTTGGGCCCTGGATTTTCCCCTACCGCCTTTCTCGCTTTATCGCAGCTTGCGGCGCACCAATCCGTCTCCTTTCATGTTCTTCCTTAATCTGGAGCCCAAAGAAGGTTCATTCCAGATTGTCGGCGCAAGCCCGGAGATCCTCGTCCGGCTTCGCGATGGAGAGGTGACGATCCGCCCTATCGCCGGAACCCGCCCGCGCAGCGCGAATGAAGCAGAGGATCGCGCCCTTGAACAGGACCTGCTGGCGGATCAGAAGGAACTGGCCGAACATCTCATGCTGCTCGATCTGGGGCGCAACGATGTGGGCCGCGTCGCAAAAATCGGCACCGTGCGCCCGACAGAGAAATTCGTCATCGAGCGCTACAGCCACGTCATGCATATCGTCTCGAACGTGGTGGGGGAGTTGCGTGAGGGCGAGGATGCACTGTCGGCCTTGCTGGCCGGGCTGCCCGCTGGCACCGTTTCAGGCGCGCCCAAGGTTCGCGCTATGGAAATCATAGACGAGCTGGAGCCGGAAAAGCGCGGCGTCTATGGCGGCGCGGTCGGATATTTTTCGGCCAATGGCGAGATGGATATGTGTATCGCGCTGCGCACCGGCGTCATCAAGAACGGCCAGCTTTATATTCAGGCGGGTGGGGGTGTCGTTTATGACAGCGATCCAGAAGCTGAGTTTCAGGAAACGGTGAACAAGTCCCGTGCCCTGCAACGCGCGGCAGAGGAAGCGTCGCGTTTCGTGCGCGGCAATGGCTGA
- a CDS encoding peptidylprolyl isomerase, with the protein MSSLRTKGKSTIVWILMALLLLGLGGFGVTNFSGGATEVGSVGETEVDAQTYGRVLQRQMMQFSQQTGQQMNIEQARAIGLTQAVQAQLFTRAALEEEARKIGVSVGDARVAETITQERAFQGPGGFNRAAYTETLRRQGLSEESYESDVRSDISAQILQQGVVSGVSAPDAQVDLGAGWMLERRDISWQELTAEDLPEPVAVPDDATLESWHQANADRFTAPEVRKISYVWLTPEMLAETVELDETALRELYDSKSAEYIQPERRLVGRLVFESTEAAETAKARIDSGEASFEDLAQERGLTLADTELGEMTQAGLGSAGEAVFAAADNGVLGPVQSDLGPALFSVNAILDPINVTFEQALPDLRAEAAADRARRLIADRAPEIEDLLAGGASLEQVADETDLELGQIDWTTQNEPVPGEIGGYTAFREQAAAVTESDYPELFELDDGGIFALRLDEVVPPTLIPFAEVRDDVATDWSTAEARRQLVALGEELKLQAVSETMPQVAPSEQATPADGATESPDAAAPTAATEDTEIADNASSAQVEWRTETGLLRDGWLEDAPPAMIEQAFNLEEGETEVIDDGERVALVRVDRIEAAALDSDIAAEVKSTLSQRLDASLAADMFEYYARAVQEQSGITLNQSAIAAVESQM; encoded by the coding sequence ATGAGCAGCCTGCGCACCAAGGGCAAATCCACCATTGTCTGGATTTTGATGGCATTGCTTCTGCTTGGCCTTGGCGGCTTCGGTGTGACCAATTTCTCGGGAGGGGCGACGGAAGTCGGCTCTGTCGGTGAGACAGAAGTGGATGCCCAGACCTACGGGCGCGTGCTGCAAAGGCAGATGATGCAGTTCTCGCAGCAGACTGGCCAGCAGATGAACATCGAGCAGGCGCGTGCAATAGGTCTGACGCAGGCGGTTCAGGCGCAGCTTTTCACCCGCGCCGCGTTGGAGGAGGAAGCACGCAAGATCGGCGTCTCTGTCGGTGACGCGCGCGTTGCCGAGACGATTACGCAGGAACGCGCATTCCAGGGACCGGGCGGTTTCAACCGCGCCGCATATACCGAGACGTTGCGCCGTCAGGGCCTGTCGGAAGAGAGTTATGAAAGCGATGTGCGTTCCGATATTTCCGCGCAGATCCTTCAGCAGGGTGTCGTTTCCGGCGTGTCGGCCCCTGATGCACAGGTCGATCTGGGCGCGGGATGGATGCTGGAACGGCGCGATATATCCTGGCAGGAGCTGACGGCAGAGGATCTGCCAGAACCCGTTGCGGTTCCTGACGATGCCACGCTGGAATCCTGGCATCAGGCCAATGCTGACCGATTCACCGCACCGGAAGTCCGCAAGATCAGCTATGTCTGGCTGACGCCCGAGATGCTGGCAGAGACGGTCGAACTGGATGAAACCGCGCTGCGCGAGCTGTACGATTCAAAATCCGCTGAGTATATCCAGCCAGAGCGCCGATTGGTCGGCAGGCTGGTTTTCGAAAGCACAGAGGCGGCAGAGACCGCCAAGGCCCGCATCGATTCAGGCGAAGCCAGCTTCGAAGATCTTGCGCAAGAGCGTGGGCTGACGCTTGCGGATACAGAACTGGGTGAGATGACGCAGGCTGGTCTCGGCTCTGCCGGTGAGGCTGTCTTTGCTGCCGCCGATAACGGTGTCCTTGGACCTGTGCAAAGCGATCTGGGTCCGGCGCTGTTTTCCGTGAATGCTATTCTCGATCCGATCAATGTCACCTTTGAACAGGCGCTGCCGGATCTGCGTGCTGAAGCCGCAGCTGATCGCGCGCGTCGCCTGATCGCCGACCGCGCGCCGGAGATTGAAGATCTGCTTGCCGGTGGCGCATCGCTTGAACAGGTTGCCGATGAAACTGATCTGGAACTCGGCCAGATCGACTGGACCACCCAGAACGAACCGGTCCCGGGTGAAATCGGCGGCTATACCGCGTTCCGTGAGCAGGCGGCGGCAGTTACCGAAAGCGATTATCCCGAACTTTTCGAACTGGATGATGGCGGCATCTTCGCCCTGCGTCTGGATGAGGTCGTGCCGCCGACGCTGATCCCTTTCGCCGAGGTCCGCGACGATGTTGCGACAGACTGGTCGACCGCAGAGGCACGCCGTCAGTTGGTCGCCCTTGGTGAGGAACTGAAGCTGCAAGCCGTTTCCGAAACCATGCCTCAGGTCGCGCCAAGCGAGCAGGCGACACCTGCTGACGGTGCAACAGAAAGCCCTGATGCGGCGGCGCCGACAGCGGCGACAGAGGACACCGAAATCGCCGACAATGCGAGCTCGGCTCAGGTTGAGTGGCGAACAGAGACCGGGTTGCTGCGCGACGGCTGGCTGGAAGATGCCCCACCGGCGATGATCGAACAGGCCTTCAACCTTGAGGAAGGCGAGACGGAGGTCATTGATGACGGCGAGCGTGTTGCCCTTGTCCGCGTTGACCGGATCGAGGCGGCAGCGCTTGACAGCGATATCGCGGCAGAGGTCAAGTCGACACTCAGCCAGCGGCTTGATGCCTCTCTGGCTGCCGATATGTTCGAGTATTACGCCCGTGCGGTTCAGGAACAAAGCGGTATCACCCTCAATCAATCGGCAATTGCAGCCGTTGAATCGCAGATGTGA
- the fabI gene encoding enoyl-ACP reductase FabI, whose amino-acid sequence MSSSERKGLMAGRRGLIMGLANDKSIAWGIAKALADEGAEIALSYQGEALKKRAEPLAQQLGSTLLFDCDVSEEESVAQMFADIGKAWGKIDFLVHAIGYSDKDQLRGRYVDTTLPNFLKTMDISVYSFTMAARHAAALMTDGGSMVTLTYYGAERVMPHYNVMGVAKAALEASVRYLAEDLGKDAIRVNAISAGPIRTLAASGIGDFRYILKWNELNSPLRRNVTQDEVGKSALYLLSDLGSGVTGETHHVDAGYHLVGMKAVDAPDIDAVTGRKDG is encoded by the coding sequence ATGTCAAGCAGCGAACGCAAGGGCCTGATGGCTGGACGTCGTGGGCTCATTATGGGGCTGGCGAATGACAAGTCCATTGCTTGGGGCATCGCCAAGGCTCTGGCCGACGAAGGCGCAGAGATCGCGTTGTCCTATCAGGGCGAGGCATTGAAGAAGCGGGCAGAACCGCTGGCGCAGCAGCTGGGTTCCACGCTGCTGTTTGATTGCGACGTATCGGAAGAAGAAAGCGTCGCGCAGATGTTTGCCGATATCGGCAAGGCCTGGGGCAAGATCGACTTTCTGGTCCACGCCATCGGCTATTCTGACAAGGACCAGCTTCGCGGTCGATACGTTGATACGACGCTGCCGAACTTCCTGAAAACAATGGATATTTCGGTGTATTCCTTTACCATGGCCGCACGGCACGCGGCTGCGCTGATGACTGATGGCGGCAGCATGGTGACGCTGACCTATTACGGTGCCGAACGCGTTATGCCGCATTACAATGTGATGGGCGTCGCCAAAGCGGCGCTTGAGGCATCCGTCCGCTATCTGGCCGAGGATCTGGGCAAGGATGCGATCCGCGTAAACGCCATCAGCGCCGGACCGATCCGGACTTTGGCGGCCTCTGGCATCGGTGACTTCCGCTATATTCTGAAATGGAATGAGCTGAACTCTCCGCTGCGCCGCAACGTGACGCAGGATGAGGTCGGCAAATCGGCGCTGTATCTGCTGTCGGACCTTGGCAGCGGCGTAACAGGCGAAACCCATCATGTCGATGCAGGCTATCATCTGGTCGGCATGAAGGCCGTGGACGCACCGGACATTGACGCTGTGACCGGGCGCAAGGACGGCTGA
- the gpt gene encoding xanthine phosphoribosyltransferase has protein sequence MTDSLLPHEKGFHVSWDQLHRDARALAWRLDGTPWRAIVAVTRGGMVPAMIVARELDIRTIDTISIKSYRGVGAEAGQNELQVLKQPDPELMGDGNGILVVDDLVDSGRTLELIREMYPNAHFATVYAKPKGKPMVQSYITEVSQDTWIFFPWDMALQYVRPYRGDD, from the coding sequence ATGACCGACTCGCTTCTGCCACATGAAAAAGGCTTCCACGTCAGCTGGGACCAACTTCACCGCGACGCCCGCGCACTTGCCTGGCGCCTTGACGGCACACCCTGGCGTGCCATTGTCGCCGTCACACGCGGCGGCATGGTCCCCGCGATGATCGTCGCGCGCGAATTGGACATCCGCACGATCGACACGATTTCGATCAAATCCTATCGCGGCGTCGGCGCAGAGGCAGGGCAAAATGAGTTGCAGGTGCTGAAGCAGCCCGACCCTGAACTGATGGGCGATGGCAATGGGATCCTTGTGGTCGACGATCTGGTCGATTCGGGACGAACGCTGGAACTGATCCGCGAAATGTATCCCAACGCGCATTTCGCGACGGTCTATGCGAAGCCGAAGGGTAAACCGATGGTTCAGTCCTATATCACCGAGGTCAGTCAGGACACCTGGATTTTCTTCCCCTGGGATATGGCACTGCAATATGTTCGCCCTTATCGCGGCGACGACTAA